TCTTTCtattgatgctgctgctcgtAGCGATTCTTCTGCTGGGACGTACACGTGCACGCCAGCGGGAACTTAGTGCGGTCAACAGGTGGGTCAAAACAATCTCTTGGATGATCATCATATCAACTAACACTCTTGCAGAACATCGTCACGCAATGAGCTGTTGTCCGAGGGTCAATCCATGCGTCCCAGTTCACGGGGCACCTTGCTGGACAGCGCTGTCGGTGGCTCAGAGCATGTCCATGGTGGGGATCAAAGCACCAATCGCTCCCGCGACGCAGGTGTACGGAACTTGTCGTATGAGAGACAGCCGCGTATTAGTTTCCCAGCTCCTCCTGCCGAAGCACATACTCGATCTCGTCGTGATTCAATCTCCTCGACGGACAACACCTCCGATTCGTCGGTTTATTGTCCCATTAATCCGCCAAGTGCCGATGTGCAGCGGATACTGGACGAGAAGGCAGCCCGTCTCTTTGACGGACACAAGCGACGGCGTCATCAGTACGATCGGGCAGAGGGAGGACTTGAGGATACCATATATGCCTCTGTGGTCTCCGACAAAAAGAGCGACAAGTCTCGGCATAAGTCCAAGCGTCGCTACCTGAACGAGAATCGCGTTGGCTCGCTGGAAACGAGTCCTGTACAGGGCTCACTCAATCAGAGCAACTCGTCCACGGAGGAGGGCAACTCACCGACGTCCATGCGTCGCAGCTATGAGAACTTCCAGCGGAACGAGGCCTACAATCCCCACAACAATTATCATCGCAACAAGCTACTCCAGCAGCAAACAGTATTTACGGACAAGGAGTTCCACGAGGACGACACCATTGCGTCTCCTCAAGCCATCAACAATGAAATTATACGCTCACGAGGCTTACAGCCCTCAGAGAAGTCCTCGGATACGGCCAGTGTGGGCTCCTTTCTCTCCATGGCATCGGTTCGGGCTTTTCCCAAGAGCACACTGCCAGAACCGCTGAATCGCGTCCTCGATCCCGTCTTTGTAACCTACTACGACAATGTTAATGCCGTGGCGCCTCAGGCAGCGGCCGCGCAGAGCTCGACAAGATCACTCAAgtcacagtcgcagtcacGCAAGTCCCTGGGAAGCAGGGAAAGCACCATAGCAACAATAGCCAGCTTTCCCAGTCCGAAGGCTCCGCCTGCCGTAAGGAATGTGCGTTCCGCGTCGCACAGCGATAATCCCGATCCGGGATTTGTGGGTCCCGTCGTCTGGAAGAGGCACAAGAAACGACTCGGCAGTGCTGACAACCAGGGTGAGGCGGGTGGacacaatgatgatgatgatgacgtgCAAATTGGGGCACGATCACGTTACTAACTGGGCAACTGTAgtctgtagttgttgttgttgcatgcacaCAACTAGCTAACTAACAACTCAAATGTAAACTGTAAATAACATAGATAACCAGCTAGAGATAGAGACCATAGATCCAATAATATTCACTTGCAGCCAGCCACATTTaccaagaaaacaaaacacaacacaacacaactcAACTTCCTCAAACCATCTTCCGCAGAGGCCCGGAGCTATGCTGACTTTAGCCCCAGTCCCATGCACGATGCCTCAGCCATACGCAACCACTACGAGGGCCTACTCGAGGGCGCCATCCAGATGTACGCCAGCCAGGATGATCTGCCCATGCCATTGCCCTCCCGCGACTTCACCAACAAGCGACGCACCACAAAGCGCGAGCATCGCGGCTCCTCCGCAGGATTGCCCAGGTAAATAGGCTCTCGAAACAAATATACTaaatagttatattttaaaaattgtggacaaattttaataaaataaaagttatacatATTAGAGTGgctcaatttgtatggagtacaaaaaatgcacaaagcggttttgaaattcgtaatctacgataaattctaagaagaattgcccaagaacAATATTGAGCTTCCACTTCTTACGGAGAAGTTATAACTAAAGCATTAATTGGTAATTGTCTGCTTGGTAGAACTTACttcttaaacaaaacaaattaaaaacccaAATAGAAAGcgatttatattgaatttagaGATGAGAATAAGGtctattcaattgaatttaaaaactaactagcaaaattaactttttttattaaaacttctGACAAAAGTGCTTACCtatgcttaaaattcaatttaaaaaaaaaataattaaaatcgccaactaattcttatctctaataggctatttccacgaccactcacatttgccacatttgctcacatttgaatgtgcctcacatttggctttccacgaccaaatgtgaaactgttaagacacccaaagcaaatcagctgttcggcttctgtgcacaaattataaaaagcaaacaataacaacattttattatttattatgatattataattggcgcaaatttaatgcctacctattttattgatgaaaacagctggttaaggtgataattgctttttttttacgagtttatcgataaacatcgcgtgttcgataaaaaaaaatactgaaattccccggggcgaatggcaaaaaatcggctcattcattatgaatgatccaaaatgatcattcggattttgtacacatttgggccaaatgatgaaaatggcgtcgaatgagccaaatgtgctgtcgtgaaAACGGCTATAAATTCATTCGGCCTATATCTAGGGGTTTTTTTTAACccatataaaaaacacaaaaagctTATCTGTAAAAAGTgtaagctcgatattgattttagacccatggttttttgggcaattcttcttagacttcatcgtagattacgattcgcaaaaaaaaaaatgtacccACTTTAAcatatactttttaatttaataaattttgagatatatttagaaaaatcaaggaagttatttaattatagtcACGATACAATAAAACCACCTTCTTGCAGCTATCCTCCCAAGGCCTACAACACAGCCGAGCGACCTGCCACCGCACAGCCAGAGAAGACTCCGAAATCGGCGCAGTCCACGCAGCCGCCATCGCCGACCTACAGCGCCTGGGGAAGCAGCATGCACGGTTCGCACTCTCCGCTGGTGCGGCCCCTGAGTGCTGGGCACTTTCAAAGACCCGACACCATATTGGAGATCTCAATGGGAGCCATCTCTGGGTCTACAGCAAATACGCCGGGACATAATCGAAAGTCTTCGGCAGCATCGGCCGCACCTCTCATTGAGGCCATTCAAAGCGAGCTGCGAAAGTTCAAGACGCAGGAGGATTAATCCTCATCAGAAtgattgcatttgaatttcgtgaaacaataaaaataaatacatacataatacaatgataaaacaaaaattgcacCAAATATAGatacttttttcaatccatTGTTAATGTAATTTCGATATTCAGGCTAAGACATTGTGAAATAAATTCCGAGTAGCAATACTTTGCagttaaactttatttcactaCAGCGAGataataaatatcataatattgtatttacatattttaaatacaaatattttatagtgtCTTTAACAAAAAGTTCTCACCAGCCCATgagttatttttgtatttattatagaaTTATGTTCccgttttaatatttttttaattatttgatctctttaaaatttaatcaagaaatcatatttagtatgagtaaaatttaaaagcccTATAAAGGCAAATATTATCTTGTACAagtgcattttcatttcgatcTCGAGCACTTTTCAGTGTAAGTTCAGCCATAATAATCGTTTAGTACCCTTCCTTTTGGCCTTTAGCGGCAGCAGCATAATCCTTGGCACTGACACTGCGTTTGCCTAGACGTGGACCAAACCACAAACCAGATGATGCACTTGGTCCGGTGCGTTTATCCAGGGCCTGTTGCAATGCCAAAAAATGTGCCAATTTCCTCATTTCAGCATCGTTGCGTCCCAAATGAGGAAATGGCAAATAACTGGCACGTTTCTGGTAATCTAAAAAATTGAACTTCTTATATACAAATCAACTTTGGCTGTTAAAGTTTAACGCACCTTCTATATCCTCGGCGGATACTTCGCCTATGCCATAGATGCTCTCGTAAGCAAAGGAATCGCTGGCATCATGCAGATTGCTGGCCAAACTTGGATCACTGCGTCCTACACGTGGGAAGGCATAGAGTCCCATGTTAGCGCCACGACGATTCTTATCATGTTCCTCtggtttaaataaaataatatatgttcATAAATATGTGTAAAGAAGCCCCAACAAACAAGTAAATTAACACTTTTTTGCATTTCCTATAAATTAtacatgaaaatatttaaatatacagggctttaattaattaaattaattaataaaagaattttactTGACAAATATGTATTACATGTTTTAATAGATGCACTTGCTCTAGTCTAGTGtacgtttttttaatttctttgacACATTCACCAAGATGAATCCAAAGAGTTAGTTCTCAGACCACGTTAAAAATGGCTagtaaattatgcaaatgcaacGCGTGTTTAATGAACACAAATTGGTTCATCCCAGAGGTACTATAGTGATCTATCAGCTGCACTGAGATTTATTGCCATGGGATTAAATGCTCCTGCAGCAATCTGTCTTAGAAATCTGTTCCCCTCGCAATCAACAATATTACTCGTATTAAACTCACCTGCGACACTAAATTTTGTGAGTAAAATCAGCAACAGAATTGTGTAGGCTACGTTAATAGCACCCATAAAcgacttcattttttttttttatcaaaaagctgcttattcaaattaaagttgaCGTTTGTTGTTTACTTCTTGACGTCTGTTGGTGTTATGCCTGTAGCTGCTCAAAACCGTTGTCCTTTTATACACCAAAGCAGACAGCTGatagaaaaatattgataaggAGGCAAAGCTGGCAACAGGACAACACTTGTTGCCACTGGCAACCAACTACCTGTGGGTGGAAAAATGTTGCTAGAGTCAAGCACTTGTTGCAATGGCTATAATAAATGGCTAACATAGAAAAGTGCTCTTTGAATGCTTCAAATACAAGCCTTAATGATTGAAGAGCTTAAATTCTTTTCAGTTTGaaccagggaataacaccatTACCGTTTTTCGACTATCGATGTCAAGGTTCCACATTAAtgataagggtcccccctttgaaattttgaaaataaaaaattttaaatctcaagtttttaccttaaatcaactcctaatatcgtaattagtataaaacgacactttaaacttgattctgaggcctttcatttttttgtaaaaaatcatgtcgaaacaaggaaatattttgacttgtaaagttgttggATCAGAGGcgtgaccaacttcaaactatcataactttggcaaaactgtgccgattttcatgcggaatgtcattttgatcatggtttggcctctttattcattctgtattcaaaatttgttcatttagaaaatttaattatttttcgactatcgaagccatggttccatattgatggtaagggtcccccctttgaaattttaaaaattcaaaattttaaatctcaagtttttacctttaatcaactcctaatatcgtaattagtataaaacgacaccttaaacttgattctgcggcctttcatttttttgtaaaaattcatgtaaaaatttagaaatattttgacttgtaaagttgctaggtcagaggcgtgaccaacttcaaactatcataactttgggaaaactttaccgattttcaaacggaatgtcattttgatcatggtttggcctctatattcattctgtattcaagttttgttcatttatatggattaaagcttaaaattcgggaatattaagtattttaacAGTTTAAGAAAACAACCCTTTATCTTTTCCATCCGTAAATTATTGCAAATGAAACTTGTTTAACATTCGCTTTTATTGGTCACACAGATTTTAATAACTTACATACGTTTATCTTCTATGATTATAATATCTATTGATAAATAATCCTTAAATTTGCCTACAGCCATCCAGAGATCATGCGTCCTGTGACTGTAGACTTGCCTCGATCACCACCAGCTGCAGCGCTGCTTTGACCCACCTTGATGGCGGGTTTGAGTGGGGCTGGAGCCGCTTTCTTATCATCTCCTGGTTTCTTGTCATCATCAGCTTTTTTGTCACCTGTCTTGGCATCACTGGGAGACTTTGCATCGGAGGCTGACTTGGCAGCCTCTTCCTTGGGCTTGGATTCGCCCGGCTTCTTATCATCTGTACCCTTCTGTTCCTGTCCAGTTTTCTTATCATCCGGCTTGGCTGGCTGATTAGCCCCTCCGCTGGATTCATTTGCCGCCTTGGTGCCGCTGGGCGTTGCGGAGGCTGTTGTTTTGGTGTTGGTGTCCGGCTTTGCATCTGCAGGAGCCGAAGGTGCTGCACTCTTTGCAGTTGCTCCAGATGCCGTTGCTGGCTTGGCTGCCTCCGTCTTAGCCGCTTCCTCCTTCTTGGCAGCAGCTTGTGGCTTAGTTTCATTTGCCTTGGGAGCTGCTGGCTTAACATCAGTTGGCTTGGAAGGCGGAGCAGGTGCATTGGGCTTAGCTGCATCGTTGGGTTTCTGTTGGTCGTTGGACTTGGCGCCATTTGATGTGGTGGAAGATGGTTTACTGGCAGGTGGCATTGGTTTTTGTTCACCTGGTTTACCAGCTACTGGTTTATTATTGTCACTTGGCTTTTTGTCACTTGAATTCTTATCATCTGTCGTCTTTCTCATCGTATCTTTCTCGTCAACGTTCTTAACGGAAGCTCGCAAAGCGGCAGCTGCCAACATTGAGCCAGAAGCTGCTTTTTTGgactgcaaataatatttatgtataattaattatttataaataaaacaacaacaaaggcagaGTACATAGGAAATTAGTTAATCTCGAAcacttaaaatgaaattgaaaactaacagtgtaaattaaaagtaagaaataaatatatatttcttaaaatacaaaatatttaacatcaaaaattgaataacaataacaacatggatgaaatcttttgatttgatagcaatacaaattttaataaaaacaaaacattaaatttacaactaaaaaattagtttaaatattaaaaaatctagCGGCAGTCaaagaattattaaataaattgaaacaataattttaaattttaaaatatagttcGAGTATTTAACAGCAAAGGTACAAAAAGACTTACGCCACTGGTATCTAACTTCTTCCCCTCCTCGTCCTTGGGTTTCTCCTCGTCCTCACCTGTGGACACTTCATCGGCTGCCATCTTCTTGCGCATGAACTTCACATAGGCGACTCGCGTGGCTCTCGTAACATCGCCCAAGTTCGGATTGAATTCTACCGGTTGTCGAGAGGTTCAGTTGCAGAGTGTGGACAGTAGCATATATATTGTAGCTTACCAATCAGTTGCCTTTGGTCCATCTGGAGTCCCTCGTTCGCCGTCTCGATAATCTTGCGCCTCAAGCTGCGCTGGCTATGACGCTGCATGGAAGAGCGCTTCGAGCCAATTGGATCGGCAGCAAAAGTGTTCTTTCTGGCAATGGCATTCCAGTCCTTATCACTGGAAATGGAAGAAACAGTTCTTTAGTTAGTTATCTATCTCAAAATACATGGCTTTTTCATACCCTTTTTGCGTTTTCTTTCTGCCAATAACCTTGGCCAGAGAGGAGAAGATATCGCGTCCACTCTCGCTCTCATTCATTTCCTGTTTCAGATTCTCCACAAAACCGATCTGAAAGTCCTTCATAATACGACGTTCCATAACCTTGCCCTTGGTGGTGCGGGCGGCAGCTGTCAATGGAAGGGTGTTTTTTGGTTGGGTGGCTTAGCAACATGTTTTGAGGCTACTCATTACCTTGTGTCTTCCTCTCAATGTCGGGCACATCCCAGCTGTTATTGGTAAAAATCTCCAGCAGCTCGAATCGCAGGGAGCTAATATCCTGGCGTACCTCAATGATATCATCCTCGGTGATGCCGTAATCGTCACGACGTCTCTGCTCGGCGGTAATATAACGTCGAACCAGCAGCTTCATCACTTTGTCATGTAGCGTCTGTGCCCTGTCCATGGACTTGCGCTAAGGAGAGGGGGCGGAATAAGAGGGGAGAGCTGTGAGAGTCAGCATTGACGCAAAGCTAGCCACAGGAGCTTTATTGAAACTGATTTGCAAAAGGATTTGTCTTCATTGAGTCTGGGATAGGGTCAAAGTGTGCCACCTACCATAAAACTCTTGGTTCGAGAAGGTCGCTTGCGACCAAGAGTCTTTCgcaacattttcatattgGGGCAGAGATTGAAGGGTGGTGGCACGGTGCCTCCATCCTCAAAGTAACTCATCCACAGCTGTGAGCGTGCAAATTTCCACTCAGTGTCAGCTCGCTCCGAAATAATTTGGTACGAATTGGACATCATGGCAATCAACATGTTGAGcaatacaataatatttattactgAGTACGATCCAAACATCAGAAGCGCCCAGAAACGAGTGAAGCTCTTGATGCCAGCCAAGTCAAAGGAGACCAAGTCCACGAGACCAAAGGAGGCCCAAAACAGCGACTGCGAAGTCTCAAACAAACTAAAAGACaattaaactatatatataatatatctaaATACATGTGATAAAATAGTCATACTTGGAGAAACGACGCCAGATGGTGCAGGCTTTTTCCTGGTCATCAAAGTCCGCCACATCGGGATGCAAGTGGTAGCATTTGTTTTTCTCCAACTCTGCATAATACCAAAGTAACTGATTCAAGCCACAGCCAAAGGCAAACAGCACCAGAGTATAGATAAAGAAGAACTTGATGATATCGATAATCATGCGTCCCAGCGAAACTTGCAATGGTCCCAAATGCGGATTGATCGAGAAGATGTGAACGAGCTTCAAATAGGAGAAGACCATGCCTGCAGCGAAAGCGCCCTCTGAGAGTAACATGGGATCAAAGGGATGCCAATGCTCGCGTGGGAAGTACGGATCAATCCCTCTGAACCACAGGTCCCGCTAAAgatagttaataaataaaagtataatctagaaaatatatagtttCCAGCTTACATGCACTATGACCCAAGCTGTGGCTCTACAGAGAATCCAAGTCACATAGAACATATTCGATATGTAATCCACAATATTCCATAGATCCATAATGTACTCAAATAAGCCATCGGAGTATAAAGACTTGAGTTCCTCAAAAATCAGCGCGGCTATATACATAATGATAGCCAGCTCAATAGGGCCAGGCAGTGAGCCACGTTCGTGTTTCCGCCAATCATCCAACATAGACAACATCCATGGAAAAGCCAACAACTCAAATGTAATTTGCACCACTCGCAACGATGCAGCACCCAAAAGCACTAAGGAATTAGAAGGTTTTATGTAGCACCTCATCTCTTAAGATTAAAGATATATAACTCACTCAGGAAGAACATGTAGGAACAGGAGTGTGTGATGAACTTGACAAAGGGCTTGCGCATGAACTTGGCACCATCGGATTCCGGGGCCAGAATATACTTTAAACTGTAGATGGGAAAACTGCAACCCAGTTTGATAACATCCAAAAGCTGCTGCGAGGCTTGTTTGCGTCGAAAACCAGGCAAACCCTCATACCAAATGGCAGCCAACAGTTGCTGCACATTCGGATGAGCTACAAACTgcagatagatagatagacagaaataaataaaatataagcaagtggaaaaggctatagtcgagatccctaCCAGGATACCCGtgacttatttcaatatatttcaaagtacttaaagaaattactacctcatataaactactgcatacttttgggtgattgtaacatattaaaataattattttattaataactttggttagctattactctcCTTCTAAATGTACGATCTTACTGCGGTGaagtgatattatagataaaattcatagataacgttaattattaaaaaaaatgtattatcttGAAAACTGTGGGATgtgtcaaaaatataaaacaaacttgacctgcgtggggtctatagaagtctgtgtgccaaatttggtatctctatctcttatagtctctgagatcaaggcgctcacacggacggacagatggacagacggacatggctatatagactcggctgttgatgctgatcaagaatatatatacttcgGAGATAccttcttctccctgttatatacattccaacgaacacactaattttttaagtaagagGTATAAAAATAGATAGAAAGATATTTGGTTGACcaataatcaataaaataaatagccGAAAGCCCCAGTAGCTATGGCTGTTTCCCCTGTAGCTTTAGTTTTAACTATAATCATacagttatttaaataaataaataaaataaatgattatttcaaaaacaaaactgcacTCTAAccgttttttgtttatagcgAATGGCGAGCTTAAGACGTTCTAGAGTCTGACGATGGCCCGGACTCCAAATCTCATGCGATGGTTCGTGATTATAGTTGAGCATCACTTCCAGTTCCATAGAGGTGCGAGCGTGATCCAATAATGCTGTCACAAAATTCTGCACTGCTTGACGCATTTCCTGATTAAATCAGAATTATTCAGTCAAGGCAAGAAAATTATATCTATAAGTATGCATTCATTCCCACCGTGTACTCTGCACGAAACTCCGATTCCATGGCCTGCAGACGCTTCAGTTCCCAGGACAGTTGAAATGCGGTCAGCACAGGATCACGTGAACTGAGGGCTATAAGGGAACTGGCCGAGAGTGCCCGATAAGCGTTAATACGTGATTGGGAATGACGCAGAGAATCGCTGGTCTGAGATGTCACACACTCATCACAGCCGCACCTACAAAACCAGAAATTAAATGATGAAGTATTGTATCTAGTAAGTATCTCGACCTACTTGACGTCGTGCGGCATGGGCAGTGTTGCACCACGGTCCAGCAGGATTTTAAGTATCTCATAATTGTTGCGATGTGCAGCCAGAATCAGTGGCGTTATGTCCGTGGTAAAGGTAGATTTCGATCGATCCACAGATTCCCAGCTCTGTTTGAATTGGACTCACGATTTAGACAGGATTATCAGAAGGAGTTGGGCTCAACACTCACATAGGGATCTCCTTCCTTGTGATGGGTTTCCTCCCACTGCAGCAGCTCCTCCACAGCCTCCACATACTCCTCAGATATGGCATGCAATAGGGCATCTCCAACTTCAATATTGTTCTCAAGCAGTATAACCATTAAATCGAAGTTCTCATTCTCAATGGCCGAAATGAGGCAAGATCGATTCATGGGATCTGTGCAGTTAATGTTGAACTTATCAGAGGGTGTTTCAGTGTACTCCTCAAGGATTCTACAATCATACAAAATACACTAAGCTGCAAGGACACAACAAGGATAACTATGCCAAACAATACAGACTTCTTGACACCTGGCAAATCACCACGCTCGCAGGCTAAGATAAAGTTCTTCTCAACTTCGCTCAGTATATACTCCTCGGCCATCATTAGATCGTAATCCAGGCGAGATCCAGCCGCCTTTTCGGCATCAGTCATTGTATCAGTCATGATGAGGCCTTTGTTAGcacaaaatcaaagcaaaatcAAAGATAAAAGATTGAAGAAGTTTTCACATTTCTTTTTCTCTATCACTGCACTGCACCGAATATCCTTGCACCATTGGCAAGGCAATTGACCTAATCCTTTTCTTTTCCTTATCCTTTTGAACACTGTATTCCTTGGAATGCCGCGATGTTGAGTCGTTAATTAGCCACGTTGAACTGCTAGCCAAATGGCCAGTACGACTTGGTATATGGCGCTAATTACATTAGTGTCTGGCTAAAAGTCGGTCAATGCGTATGCAAAACAAGTCAATGGGCCCCTCAGGGCCCTATGCTAATCGCCAATTGACTTCAGTTTTCTGATTGCAAAAGAAAGACAACATTTCCATATGATGTTCTACCAGTTGCAGCACGTGAAAAATGCTGGGAAACAGTGCAAAATGCAAGACAAATTATGTTCGATTTTCGATTTGGGAAGCCCTA
The genomic region above belongs to Drosophila innubila isolate TH190305 chromosome 3R unlocalized genomic scaffold, UK_Dinn_1.0 2_E_3R, whole genome shotgun sequence and contains:
- the LOC117790556 gene encoding cardio acceleratory peptide 2b, whose protein sequence is MKSFMGAINVAYTILLLILLTKFSVAEEHDKNRRGANMGLYAFPRVGRSDPSLASNLHDASDSFAYESIYGIGEVSAEDIEDYQKRASYLPFPHLGRNDAEMRKLAHFLALQQALDKRTGPSASSGLWFGPRLGKRSVSAKDYAAAAKGQKEGY
- the LOC117789489 gene encoding uncharacterized protein LOC117789489, which translates into the protein MKAILISAVSILLLLSILHKCTGRAGELVGQPLIQLSHDDDLDDDYPEIKDEVHLEDFFWTGSGDGPPDYLKKVHTGISKGKDVIVKTETVVATVYVDGNNEIEIPICLDCKPDDGGGNWDLGAPGMPPLNYSSTDRRYWLLTVMSGFYSAKDNPMLEEKLARLYRLAFTRQQTRHLGINGAQQIAGVSVYTPRERRQPASVSASTSTSTSTSTSRPATSTSWANDDVEILDMDVDSEHQIKRVWQAGERPEWESHWEESGESDETPSSSTLPTTTSSESMDYSAYVTLIPWELIQQNGRSEKLQEAREALLSQQQQQQEQQPPQQLHREREQEREQEQERQQAIYREERVRVVIHNITQISESDVQKWNKSGNDVDASDAYVNLKFHERPVANQTELIYTVLVNGRPVLATTAAKDMELVSETEAVNTLGKAIYMKSEPYIREPTATALAPVPRSSHAGFFNSVKNNVALVVISSLAIFLLMLLLVAILLLGRTRARQRELSAVNRTSSRNELLSEGQSMRPSSRGTLLDSAVGGSEHVHGGDQSTNRSRDAGVRNLSYERQPRISFPAPPAEAHTRSRRDSISSTDNTSDSSVYCPINPPSADVQRILDEKAARLFDGHKRRRHQYDRAEGGLEDTIYASVVSDKKSDKSRHKSKRRYLNENRVGSLETSPVQGSLNQSNSSTEEGNSPTSMRRSYENFQRNEAYNPHNNYHRNKLLQQQTVFTDKEFHEDDTIASPQAINNEIIRSRGLQPSEKSSDTASVGSFLSMASVRAFPKSTLPEPLNRVLDPVFVTYYDNVNAVAPQAAAAQSSTRSLKSQSQSRKSLGSRESTIATIASFPSPKAPPAVRNVRSASHSDNPDPGFVGPVVWKRHKKRLGSADNQEARSYADFSPSPMHDASAIRNHYEGLLEGAIQMYASQDDLPMPLPSRDFTNKRRTTKREHRGSSAGLPSYPPKAYNTAERPATAQPEKTPKSAQSTQPPSPTYSAWGSSMHGSHSPLVRPLSAGHFQRPDTILEISMGAISGSTANTPGHNRKSSAASAAPLIEAIQSELRKFKTQED
- the LOC117790886 gene encoding transient receptor potential protein; translated protein: MTDTMTDAEKAAGSRLDYDLMMAEEYILSEVEKNFILACERGDLPGVKKILEEYTETPSDKFNINCTDPMNRSCLISAIENENFDLMVILLENNIEVGDALLHAISEEYVEAVEELLQWEETHHKEGDPYSWESVDRSKSTFTTDITPLILAAHRNNYEILKILLDRGATLPMPHDVKCGCDECVTSQTSDSLRHSQSRINAYRALSASSLIALSSRDPVLTAFQLSWELKRLQAMESEFRAEYTEMRQAVQNFVTALLDHARTSMELEVMLNYNHEPSHEIWSPGHRQTLERLKLAIRYKQKTFVAHPNVQQLLAAIWYEGLPGFRRKQASQQLLDVIKLGCSFPIYSLKYILAPESDGAKFMRKPFVKFITHSCSYMFFLMLLGAASLRVVQITFELLAFPWMLSMLDDWRKHERGSLPGPIELAIIMYIAALIFEELKSLYSDGLFEYIMDLWNIVDYISNMFYVTWILCRATAWVIVHRDLWFRGIDPYFPREHWHPFDPMLLSEGAFAAGMVFSYLKLVHIFSINPHLGPLQVSLGRMIIDIIKFFFIYTLVLFAFGCGLNQLLWYYAELEKNKCYHLHPDVADFDDQEKACTIWRRFSNLFETSQSLFWASFGLVDLVSFDLAGIKSFTRFWALLMFGSYSVINIIVLLNMLIAMMSNSYQIISERADTEWKFARSQLWMSYFEDGGTVPPPFNLCPNMKMLRKTLGRKRPSRTKSFMRKSMDRAQTLHDKVMKLLVRRYITAEQRRRDDYGITEDDIIEVRQDISSLRFELLEIFTNNSWDVPDIERKTQAAARTTKGKVMERRIMKDFQIGFVENLKQEMNESESGRDIFSSLAKVIGRKKTQKGDKDWNAIARKNTFAADPIGSKRSSMQRHSQRSLRRKIIETANEGLQMDQRQLIEFNPNLGDVTRATRVAYVKFMRKKMAADEVSTGEDEEKPKDEEGKKLDTSGSKKAASGSMLAAAALRASVKNVDEKDTMRKTTDDKNSSDKKPSDNNKPVAGKPGEQKPMPPASKPSSTTSNGAKSNDQQKPNDAAKPNAPAPPSKPTDVKPAAPKANETKPQAAAKKEEAAKTEAAKPATASGATAKSAAPSAPADAKPDTNTKTTASATPSGTKAANESSGGANQPAKPDDKKTGQEQKGTDDKKPGESKPKEEAAKSASDAKSPSDAKTGDKKADDDKKPGDDKKAAPAPLKPAIKVGQSSAAAGGDRGKSTVTGRMISGWL